A section of the Microbacterium forte genome encodes:
- a CDS encoding HAD-IIA family hydrolase: MGLFSKKPALRTPLDGVDAVLADLDGVVYAGPGALPHAVESLNAAATTARLGYITNNASRTDASVAEHLSSLGLDVAPADVITSPQAAMRLLAGIVPPPATLLIVGGAGLVDEAEKAGYAVTRSAEDAPDAVVQGFAPEVAWTDLAEAAFALKVPEEDGGIPWIATNTDWTIPRERGVAPGNGTLVSAVHTAIGRLATVAGKPETPIFEEATERFGAKKPLFIGDRLDTDILGAVRAGIDSALVLTGIDRPKHVLAAPEGSRPTYILSDLRELHQPYPEVTSKDGVHSVNGASVRVVGADVEIIAEGESQIDLLRAGASAIWASGTPVFVLRVPERLYDDPFHRP; this comes from the coding sequence GTGGGGCTGTTCTCCAAGAAGCCTGCGCTGCGGACCCCGCTCGACGGCGTGGACGCCGTGCTCGCGGATCTGGATGGCGTCGTCTACGCGGGGCCGGGCGCTCTGCCGCATGCGGTGGAGAGCCTCAACGCCGCCGCGACGACTGCTCGGCTCGGGTACATCACGAACAACGCATCTCGCACAGACGCGTCGGTCGCCGAGCACCTGAGCAGCCTGGGCCTCGACGTCGCGCCCGCTGATGTGATCACCAGCCCGCAGGCTGCGATGCGGCTCCTCGCCGGAATCGTCCCGCCACCCGCCACGCTTCTGATCGTGGGCGGAGCGGGACTCGTCGACGAGGCGGAGAAGGCGGGCTACGCCGTCACTCGTAGCGCCGAGGATGCTCCGGATGCGGTCGTGCAGGGCTTCGCCCCCGAGGTCGCGTGGACGGATCTCGCCGAGGCGGCCTTCGCGCTGAAGGTTCCCGAGGAGGATGGCGGCATCCCGTGGATCGCCACCAACACCGACTGGACGATCCCGCGCGAGCGCGGCGTCGCCCCGGGCAACGGCACGCTCGTGTCTGCCGTGCACACGGCAATCGGTCGGCTCGCGACCGTCGCCGGCAAGCCTGAGACGCCGATCTTCGAAGAGGCCACAGAGCGCTTCGGTGCGAAGAAGCCGCTGTTCATCGGCGACCGTCTCGACACGGACATCCTCGGAGCCGTCCGCGCGGGCATCGACTCCGCGCTCGTGCTCACCGGCATCGACCGACCGAAGCACGTACTCGCCGCGCCGGAGGGGTCGCGTCCGACGTACATCCTCAGTGACCTGCGCGAACTGCACCAGCCGTACCCGGAGGTCACGTCGAAAGACGGCGTCCACTCGGTCAACGGCGCATCCGTGCGGGTCGTCGGTGCCGACGTCGAGATCATCGCCGAGGGAGAGTCGCAGATCGATCTGCTTCGGGCAGGCGCATCTGCGATCTGGGCCTCAGGAACACCGGTATTCGTGCTGCGCGTGCCCGAGCGTCTCTACGACGACCCGTTCCACCGGCCCTGA
- a CDS encoding TlyA family RNA methyltransferase has translation MTRLDAALAARGLARSRTHAATLIAGGLVSIDGRPVVKASTSVADTAEITVAGADHYVGRGAHKLIAALDGFGISADGRLALDMGASTGGFTQVLRERGARRVLAVDVGHDQMAAAVASDTGVVVVEGYNVRHMTPENLQEVTGEADAPDLIVGDLSFISLEHVLPAVAGVAAAGADIVLLVKPQFEVGRTAVRGGLVTDPATRADAVARTAWSAWDAGLGMLGILPSPILGTHGNSEYLLHLAPARGSDPSEWSDRINALAGRR, from the coding sequence ATGACGCGACTCGATGCCGCCCTCGCCGCACGAGGACTCGCTCGTTCGCGCACGCATGCTGCCACGCTCATCGCCGGCGGTCTCGTGAGCATCGACGGCCGCCCCGTGGTGAAGGCCTCGACATCTGTCGCAGACACGGCGGAGATCACTGTCGCCGGCGCAGATCATTACGTCGGTCGTGGGGCGCACAAGCTGATCGCCGCCCTCGACGGATTCGGCATCTCTGCCGACGGCCGCCTCGCGCTCGATATGGGCGCGTCCACCGGCGGCTTCACCCAGGTGCTTCGTGAGCGCGGAGCGCGGCGCGTGCTCGCCGTCGACGTGGGCCACGACCAGATGGCCGCAGCCGTGGCATCCGACACCGGCGTCGTGGTCGTCGAGGGCTACAACGTCCGTCACATGACTCCCGAGAATCTCCAGGAGGTCACGGGCGAAGCGGACGCTCCCGACCTCATCGTCGGCGACCTGTCCTTCATCTCCCTCGAGCACGTGCTGCCCGCTGTCGCGGGGGTCGCCGCTGCCGGCGCAGACATCGTCCTGCTCGTGAAGCCGCAGTTCGAAGTCGGTCGTACCGCGGTGCGCGGCGGACTCGTCACCGACCCGGCCACGCGCGCGGATGCCGTCGCACGAACGGCTTGGAGCGCCTGGGATGCCGGCCTGGGCATGCTCGGCATCCTGCCCTCGCCGATCCTCGGAACGCACGGCAACTCGGAGTATCTCCTGCACCTCGCGCCGGCGCGAGGCAGCGATCCGTCAGAATGGTCAGACCGCATCAACGCACTGGCAGGGAGACGATGA
- a CDS encoding NAD kinase has product MNERNILVVAHAGREATVEAARKVIDELRGAGARPVLPPDESGDLRAVDPHFADVDILGETVQQDELELAIVLGGDGTILRAAELVRGCSAPVLGINMGHVGFLAEIDRDDMDAAVRRVIDRDYEVEERLALSVRVKDVDGAVVYETFALNEATVEKASRERMIEVVLEIDGLPLSSFGCDGMVVSTPTGSTAYNFSAGGPVIWPSVEAIAVVPLSAHALFAKPLVVSPDAAVAIEMLEGTSGAGILWCDGRRSHDLPPGARVVVRKSSRPVRLARLHPTEFTNRLVRKFQLPVAGWRGQGAAS; this is encoded by the coding sequence ATGAACGAGCGCAACATCCTGGTCGTCGCCCATGCCGGCCGGGAGGCCACTGTCGAGGCGGCCCGCAAGGTGATCGACGAACTCCGCGGTGCCGGTGCGCGGCCTGTACTCCCGCCCGATGAGAGCGGTGACCTGAGAGCGGTCGACCCGCACTTCGCTGACGTCGACATCCTCGGCGAGACCGTGCAGCAGGACGAGCTCGAACTCGCGATCGTCCTCGGGGGAGACGGCACGATCCTGCGCGCCGCCGAACTGGTGCGCGGCTGCTCGGCACCCGTGCTCGGCATCAACATGGGACACGTCGGATTCCTCGCCGAGATCGATCGAGACGACATGGATGCCGCTGTGCGACGCGTCATCGATCGCGACTACGAGGTGGAAGAGCGCCTGGCGCTGTCGGTGCGCGTCAAAGACGTCGACGGCGCCGTCGTGTACGAGACCTTCGCGCTCAACGAGGCCACGGTCGAGAAGGCCAGCCGCGAGCGCATGATCGAGGTCGTGCTCGAGATCGACGGTCTGCCCCTGTCGAGCTTCGGCTGCGACGGCATGGTCGTGTCCACGCCGACCGGGTCGACGGCCTACAACTTCTCGGCGGGCGGGCCGGTCATCTGGCCCAGCGTCGAAGCCATCGCGGTCGTGCCCCTGTCAGCTCATGCTCTGTTCGCCAAGCCTCTCGTCGTCAGCCCCGACGCTGCCGTGGCCATCGAGATGCTCGAGGGCACCTCTGGTGCCGGCATCCTCTGGTGCGACGGCCGCCGCTCCCACGACCTGCCTCCTGGCGCACGGGTCGTGGTGCGCAAGTCCTCGCGTCCGGTGCGCCTCGCGCGCCTGCATCCCACCGAGTTCACCAACCGTCTGGTGCGCAAGTTCCAGCTGCCGGTCGCCGGATGGCGCGGACAGGGGGCGGCTTCGTGA
- the recN gene encoding DNA repair protein RecN: MARTGGGFVIEEMRMQGLGVIADAVLPLGAGFTAITGETGAGKTMVVTGLGLLLGQRADSGAVRAGAAQASVAGVWIVPETGDVADIVSDAGGELEPAGSGVAELYVSRTLSAEGRSRASVGGRAAPAGVLSALAEELVVVHGQSEQLRLRSSAAQRDALDRFGGAPIAEALDAYASSFARWRELDAEIADITENRDRRAEEASRLREALALIEAAAPEPGEDVELSARAERLANAEELRLAASLAHSALSSEEGEPDASALIAEARRALERVSDAALTDISAALADIGYRIADVAGQLSAYLADLDETGPHELAAVEERRAALGTLIRAHGSLDEALELWQTGSTRLAELDDDGERLDRLEAERDAARTDLDARAEALTAERTEAAARLGVAVSEELHALAMPDATLEVAVTPGTESAHGRDDVAILLAPHPGAEPRSVGKGASGGELSRVMLAIEVVIAGTDPVPTFVFDEVDAGIGGAAAIEVGRRLARLAEKSQVIAVTHLAQVAAFATNHLSVVKSNDGAVTASSVRRLEGQEREAEMARLLSGLTDSDAAITHARELLSLGTPTS; the protein is encoded by the coding sequence ATGGCGCGGACAGGGGGCGGCTTCGTGATCGAGGAGATGCGGATGCAGGGGCTCGGCGTGATCGCCGACGCCGTGCTGCCCCTCGGTGCCGGATTCACCGCGATCACGGGTGAGACCGGTGCGGGCAAGACGATGGTCGTGACCGGCCTCGGCCTGCTGCTCGGGCAGCGCGCCGACTCCGGAGCCGTTCGAGCGGGTGCAGCCCAGGCATCCGTCGCCGGCGTGTGGATCGTGCCTGAGACGGGCGACGTCGCCGACATCGTCTCGGATGCCGGTGGAGAGCTGGAGCCTGCGGGGTCCGGTGTCGCCGAGCTGTACGTCTCCCGCACGCTGAGTGCCGAGGGCCGCAGCCGCGCGAGCGTCGGCGGACGCGCGGCGCCGGCGGGAGTGCTGTCGGCTCTGGCCGAGGAGCTGGTCGTCGTGCACGGCCAGTCCGAACAGCTGAGGTTGCGCTCCTCCGCGGCGCAGCGCGATGCCCTCGACCGCTTCGGAGGTGCGCCGATCGCCGAGGCGCTGGACGCCTACGCATCGTCGTTCGCCCGGTGGCGCGAGCTGGACGCCGAGATCGCCGACATCACCGAGAACCGCGACCGCCGTGCCGAAGAGGCATCGCGTCTCCGTGAAGCGCTGGCACTCATCGAAGCCGCTGCCCCCGAACCCGGGGAGGACGTCGAGCTGTCCGCACGGGCAGAACGTCTGGCGAACGCCGAGGAGCTGCGCCTCGCCGCGTCACTCGCGCACAGCGCGCTCTCGAGCGAAGAAGGCGAACCGGATGCATCGGCTCTGATCGCCGAAGCGCGTCGCGCGCTCGAGCGCGTCTCCGACGCCGCGCTCACCGACATCTCGGCCGCCCTCGCCGATATCGGCTACCGCATCGCCGATGTCGCGGGGCAGCTCTCGGCATACCTCGCCGACCTCGATGAGACAGGACCGCACGAGCTGGCGGCTGTCGAAGAGCGCCGCGCAGCCCTGGGCACGCTCATTCGTGCGCACGGTTCGCTGGACGAGGCTCTCGAGCTCTGGCAGACGGGGTCGACGCGGCTCGCTGAGCTCGACGACGACGGCGAGCGGCTCGATCGCCTCGAAGCCGAGCGTGATGCCGCCCGCACCGATCTCGATGCACGTGCTGAGGCCCTGACGGCGGAGCGCACCGAGGCCGCCGCGCGTCTCGGGGTCGCCGTGAGCGAGGAGCTGCATGCCCTCGCGATGCCCGACGCGACCCTCGAGGTCGCGGTGACACCGGGCACGGAGAGCGCTCACGGTCGTGACGATGTCGCGATCCTGCTCGCCCCGCACCCGGGAGCCGAACCTCGATCCGTCGGCAAGGGCGCGTCGGGTGGTGAGCTCTCGCGGGTCATGCTCGCGATCGAGGTCGTCATCGCCGGAACAGACCCTGTGCCCACCTTCGTGTTCGACGAGGTCGATGCCGGCATCGGCGGTGCGGCAGCCATCGAGGTCGGCCGCCGACTCGCCCGACTTGCAGAGAAGTCGCAGGTGATCGCAGTCACTCATCTGGCTCAGGTCGCCGCGTTCGCCACCAACCATCTCTCGGTCGTCAAATCCAACGACGGAGCAGTCACCGCATCGAGTGTCCGTCGTCTCGAGGGTCAGGAGCGCGAGGCCGAGATGGCTCGACTGCTGTCCGGATTGACCGATTCGGATGCCGCGATCACCCACGCCCGAGAACTTCTCAGCCTCGGCACCCCCACCTCCTGA
- a CDS encoding CTP synthase, with protein MNSSSAGPKNDTTKHIFVTGGVVSSLGKGLTAASLGNLLTARGLRVVMQKLDPYLNVDPGTMNPFQHGEVFVTDDGAETDLDIGHYERFLDINLSEAANVTTGQIYSQVIARERRGEYLGDTVQVIPHITDEIKRRMRLQATEDPRPDVIITEVGGTVGDIESQPFLESARQLRHELGRDSVFFVHVSLVPFMGASGEQKTKPTQHSVAALRQVGIQPDALVLRSDRPVSESNRNKIALMCDVDAEGVINTVDLPSIYDIPSTLNDQGLDSYIVRRLGLDQKAAEEVDWTRWSKVLHAVHNPKHEVTIGLVGKYIDLPDAYLSVTEALKAGGFAQETKVNIRWIPSDRCETPEGAKEQLGELDGICVPGGFGIRGIEGKLGALKFAREQGIPTLGLCLGLQCMVIEYARDVAGITEASSSEFDPQTTEPVIATMAEQVEILDGGDLGGTMRLGLYQAALAEGSLARELYGAPEASERHRHRYEVNNAYRARLSEAGLVFSGLNPELDLVEYVELPRDVHPYYIATQAHPELRSRPTAPHPLFRGLVGAAIERHRSSELFDVEADA; from the coding sequence ATGAACTCTTCTTCTGCGGGGCCCAAGAACGACACGACCAAGCACATCTTTGTGACGGGTGGTGTCGTTTCGTCTTTGGGTAAAGGGCTCACTGCCGCAAGCCTCGGCAACCTCCTCACGGCCCGCGGACTCCGCGTCGTGATGCAGAAGCTCGACCCGTATCTGAACGTCGATCCGGGCACCATGAACCCGTTCCAGCACGGCGAGGTCTTCGTCACGGACGACGGCGCCGAGACAGACCTCGACATCGGGCACTACGAGCGCTTCCTCGACATCAACCTGTCTGAGGCCGCCAACGTCACGACCGGCCAGATCTACTCGCAGGTGATCGCCCGCGAGCGCCGCGGCGAGTACCTCGGCGACACCGTGCAGGTCATCCCGCACATCACCGACGAGATCAAGCGCCGCATGCGTCTGCAGGCGACCGAGGACCCGCGTCCTGACGTGATCATCACCGAGGTCGGCGGCACGGTCGGCGACATCGAATCGCAGCCGTTCCTCGAGTCGGCACGCCAGCTGCGTCACGAGCTCGGCCGCGACAGCGTCTTCTTCGTGCACGTGTCGCTCGTCCCGTTCATGGGGGCATCCGGCGAGCAGAAGACCAAGCCGACGCAGCACTCCGTCGCCGCCCTCCGCCAGGTCGGCATCCAGCCCGACGCGCTCGTGCTGCGCAGCGATCGTCCGGTCAGCGAGAGCAACCGCAACAAGATCGCTCTCATGTGCGACGTCGACGCCGAGGGTGTCATCAACACGGTCGACCTGCCGAGCATCTACGATATCCCGTCGACGCTCAACGACCAGGGCCTCGACTCGTACATCGTGCGCCGCCTCGGTCTCGACCAGAAGGCCGCAGAAGAGGTCGACTGGACGCGCTGGAGCAAGGTGCTGCACGCCGTGCACAACCCCAAGCACGAGGTGACCATCGGTCTGGTCGGCAAGTACATCGACCTGCCCGACGCCTACCTCTCCGTGACGGAGGCGCTCAAGGCCGGCGGCTTCGCACAGGAGACCAAGGTCAACATCCGCTGGATCCCGTCGGACCGCTGTGAGACCCCTGAGGGTGCGAAGGAGCAGCTCGGCGAGCTCGACGGCATCTGCGTTCCCGGTGGCTTCGGCATCCGCGGCATCGAGGGCAAGCTGGGCGCGCTGAAGTTCGCGCGCGAGCAGGGCATCCCGACCCTCGGCCTCTGCCTCGGCCTGCAGTGCATGGTCATCGAGTACGCCCGCGATGTCGCCGGCATCACCGAGGCATCATCGAGCGAGTTCGACCCGCAGACCACCGAGCCCGTCATCGCCACGATGGCCGAGCAGGTCGAGATCCTCGACGGTGGCGACCTCGGCGGCACCATGCGTCTGGGGCTGTACCAGGCAGCACTCGCCGAGGGATCCCTGGCGCGCGAGCTGTACGGCGCGCCCGAGGCGTCGGAGCGCCACCGTCACCGCTACGAGGTCAACAACGCCTACCGTGCGCGGCTCTCCGAGGCCGGTCTCGTGTTCTCGGGCCTGAACCCCGAGCTCGATCTGGTCGAGTACGTCGAGCTGCCGCGCGATGTGCACCCGTACTACATCGCGACGCAGGCGCACCCCGAACTCCGCTCGCGTCCGACCGCCCCGCACCCGCTGTTCCGCGGACTGGTCGGAGCAGCGATCGAGCGTCACCGCTCGAGTGAGCTGTTCGACGTCGAAGCCGATGCCTGA
- a CDS encoding NUDIX domain-containing protein, with protein MPEFDDLRDEPFEPEVLRSDLAYEGAVWNVRDDRVRYGDGEIRRQYVAHTGAVAIVALDDAGRVLLIQQYRHPIRHRDWELPAGLLDVAGEEPLEAARRELAEEADLVAAHWEPLVSSWTTPGGNDELIHVFLASGVSAAQDAHAREDEEADIRVEWVPLDAAVGAVLDGRMRNGILGIGVLAAAQRLRDRS; from the coding sequence ATGCCTGAATTCGATGACCTGCGCGACGAGCCCTTCGAACCGGAAGTGCTCCGCAGCGATCTCGCGTACGAGGGCGCCGTCTGGAACGTCCGCGACGACCGGGTGCGCTACGGCGACGGCGAGATCCGCCGTCAGTATGTCGCGCACACGGGCGCCGTCGCGATCGTCGCCCTGGATGACGCGGGGCGGGTGCTGCTGATCCAGCAGTACCGGCATCCGATCCGTCACCGTGACTGGGAGCTTCCCGCCGGTCTGCTCGATGTCGCAGGCGAGGAGCCGCTCGAGGCCGCTCGACGCGAGCTCGCCGAAGAGGCCGACCTGGTCGCTGCGCACTGGGAGCCGCTCGTGTCGTCGTGGACGACCCCTGGCGGAAACGACGAGCTCATCCACGTCTTCCTCGCGAGCGGCGTCTCGGCGGCGCAGGACGCGCATGCGCGCGAGGACGAAGAGGCCGACATCCGCGTCGAGTGGGTTCCGCTCGACGCGGCGGTCGGGGCGGTTCTCGACGGGCGGATGCGCAACGGCATCCTCGGCATCGGCGTGCTCGCCGCCGCCCAGAGGCTGCGCGACCGGAGCTGA
- the xerD gene encoding site-specific tyrosine recombinase XerD, with amino-acid sequence MQLDRALDTYLRHVTIERGLSGHTIAAYRRDLGGYLEWLEADGVTDTAQISAAVVGRFVADRSGADPAPAATSLARLQSSVRGWHRFLAREGIEQDDPSGRLRPPKAPRRLPKALTIDQVERLLGAPSAEEPIGIRDRALLELLYATGARVSEAVGLDVDDLAHGDVLRLRGKGSKERIVPIGSFARDAVDAYLTRVRPGLAAKGRASARLFLGARGAPLSRQSAWLVIRAAAEHAHITVEVSPHTLRHSFATHLLQGGADVRVVQELLGHASVATTQIYTHVSVDTLRDIYATSHPRAR; translated from the coding sequence ATGCAGCTCGACCGTGCGCTGGACACGTATCTGCGTCACGTCACGATCGAGCGCGGTCTCAGCGGGCATACGATCGCCGCCTATCGCCGCGATCTCGGTGGCTACCTCGAGTGGCTGGAAGCCGACGGGGTCACCGACACGGCGCAGATCAGCGCGGCCGTCGTCGGGCGGTTCGTCGCCGATCGATCGGGTGCCGATCCCGCCCCCGCTGCGACCAGTCTCGCGCGACTGCAGTCGTCGGTGCGCGGGTGGCACCGCTTCCTGGCGCGCGAAGGCATCGAACAGGATGATCCGAGCGGGCGTCTTCGTCCACCCAAGGCCCCTCGTCGCCTCCCCAAGGCGCTGACGATCGACCAGGTCGAGCGCCTGCTCGGCGCGCCCAGTGCCGAAGAGCCGATAGGGATCCGCGACAGGGCTTTGCTCGAACTGCTCTATGCGACCGGCGCCCGGGTGTCCGAGGCGGTCGGACTCGACGTCGACGACCTCGCTCACGGCGACGTGCTGCGCCTTCGGGGCAAGGGGTCGAAGGAGCGCATCGTGCCGATCGGCTCATTCGCCCGCGACGCGGTGGATGCGTATCTCACCCGCGTCCGCCCAGGTCTCGCGGCGAAGGGGCGGGCATCGGCCCGGCTCTTCCTCGGTGCTCGCGGTGCCCCGCTGTCACGGCAGAGCGCATGGCTCGTCATCCGCGCGGCCGCGGAGCACGCGCACATCACCGTGGAGGTGTCGCCGCACACGCTGAGGCACTCGTTCGCGACGCACCTGCTGCAGGGCGGTGCCGACGTGCGCGTCGTGCAGGAGCTGCTCGGACACGCCTCGGTCGCGACGACGCAGATCTACACGCACGTATCGGTCGACACCCTGCGGGACATCTACGCCACTTCTCATCCGCGCGCCCGCTGA
- a CDS encoding ParA family protein — protein sequence MGPTGRPYHGFATPEPLASHGPARIIALCNQKGGVGKTTTAINLAAALAEYGRKVLAVDFDPQGALSAGLGIQTHDVPTVYDLLLDTKRDAHEAIVPSGVDGLDVMPANIDLSAAEVHLVNEVARETILARVLRQVAGEYDVILIDCQPSLGLLTVNALTAAHGVIIPLECEFFALRGVALLIETIDKVRDRLNPSITMDGLLATMYDPRTLHSREVLERVVEAFGDDVLETVIGRTVKFPDASVSGVPITEFAPEHAAAQAYLRLARELVTRGAVA from the coding sequence ATGGGACCCACCGGGCGTCCCTATCACGGCTTCGCGACCCCTGAACCGCTCGCCTCGCACGGGCCCGCACGCATCATCGCGCTGTGCAACCAGAAGGGCGGCGTCGGCAAGACGACGACCGCGATCAACCTCGCTGCGGCCCTCGCTGAATACGGGCGCAAGGTGCTGGCCGTCGACTTCGACCCCCAGGGCGCGCTGTCGGCCGGTCTCGGCATCCAGACACATGACGTGCCGACCGTGTACGACCTGCTGCTCGACACCAAGCGCGACGCGCATGAGGCGATCGTCCCCTCAGGGGTCGACGGTCTCGACGTGATGCCCGCGAACATCGACCTGTCCGCCGCCGAGGTGCACCTCGTGAACGAGGTCGCCCGCGAGACGATCCTCGCCCGTGTTCTCCGTCAGGTGGCGGGGGAGTACGACGTCATCCTGATCGACTGCCAGCCCTCGCTCGGCCTGCTCACGGTGAACGCACTGACTGCGGCTCATGGCGTCATCATCCCGCTCGAGTGCGAGTTCTTCGCGCTTCGCGGCGTGGCCCTCCTGATCGAGACCATCGACAAGGTGCGGGACCGGCTGAACCCGTCGATCACGATGGACGGCCTTCTCGCCACCATGTACGACCCGCGCACGCTGCACTCGCGCGAGGTTCTCGAGCGTGTGGTCGAGGCATTCGGCGACGACGTCCTGGAGACCGTGATCGGTCGCACGGTCAAGTTCCCCGACGCCTCGGTCTCCGGCGTGCCGATCACCGAGTTCGCTCCGGAGCACGCTGCCGCGCAGGCCTACCTGCGGCTGGCGCGGGAGCTGGTCACCCGTGGCGCTGTCGCCTGA
- a CDS encoding segregation and condensation protein A: MSNFDGPFDLLLNLISKHEMDITEVSLSAVTNEFIAYLKELDDDEELDQASEFLVVAATLLDMKVAGLLPQGELVDAEAVALLEARDLLFARLLQYRAFKEVSAWFARCLQREDRRHVRAARLDEKHRRKTPELVWSLSVDDFAALALLAFAPREIPHVGLDHLHAPLVSIREQAAIVVTLLRAAESVSFRELVAGVSEPGIVVARFISVLELYRHAALSFEQLEPLGELTLRWAADSWSDETLASLGADYDR, encoded by the coding sequence CTGTCGAACTTCGACGGCCCGTTCGATCTGCTGCTGAACCTCATCTCGAAGCACGAGATGGACATCACCGAGGTCTCCCTGAGCGCAGTCACGAACGAGTTCATCGCGTACCTCAAGGAGCTCGACGACGACGAGGAACTCGACCAGGCGTCGGAGTTCCTGGTGGTCGCGGCGACGCTGCTCGACATGAAGGTGGCAGGGCTCCTGCCGCAGGGTGAGCTGGTGGATGCCGAGGCCGTCGCACTGCTCGAGGCCCGAGACCTTCTCTTCGCGCGCCTCCTGCAGTATCGCGCCTTCAAGGAGGTGTCCGCCTGGTTCGCCCGGTGCCTGCAGCGCGAGGACCGGCGTCATGTGCGCGCGGCCAGGCTCGACGAGAAGCACCGGCGGAAGACGCCAGAGCTCGTCTGGTCGCTCAGCGTCGACGATTTCGCCGCCCTCGCACTTCTGGCCTTCGCGCCGAGAGAGATCCCACATGTCGGCCTCGATCATCTGCACGCGCCGCTCGTCAGCATCCGCGAACAGGCCGCGATCGTCGTCACCCTGCTCCGCGCCGCGGAGTCGGTGAGCTTCCGCGAGCTCGTCGCGGGTGTGAGCGAGCCGGGGATCGTCGTCGCGCGGTTCATCTCCGTGCTGGAGCTCTACCGGCACGCCGCCCTCTCATTCGAACAACTGGAACCGCTCGGCGAGCTGACGCTGCGCTGGGCAGCCGACTCCTGGTCGGACGAGACACTCGCATCGCTGGGAGCCGACTATGACCGATGA
- the scpB gene encoding SMC-Scp complex subunit ScpB, which translates to MTDDVTESATDATVRESPLSERIEAILLIIDEPIGLVALAAAVGSPVAAVRQTIETLVDDYDGKGHGPRRGFELREVGGGWRLYVREDHDDVVAEFVGGQAPARLSQAALETLAVIAYKQPVTRSQVASIRAVNVDSVVRTLLARGLITELFADSETGAINYGTTDALLQHLGINSLDDLPPISPLLDDGADGFDEGTIR; encoded by the coding sequence ATGACCGATGACGTGACCGAATCCGCGACCGATGCAACCGTGCGGGAGTCTCCGCTGTCCGAGCGCATCGAGGCGATCCTGCTGATCATCGACGAGCCGATCGGTCTCGTCGCCCTCGCCGCGGCAGTCGGCTCGCCGGTGGCGGCAGTACGGCAGACGATCGAGACTCTGGTCGACGATTACGACGGCAAGGGGCATGGCCCGCGTCGTGGTTTCGAACTGCGCGAGGTCGGAGGCGGATGGCGCCTCTACGTGCGCGAGGATCACGACGATGTCGTCGCGGAGTTCGTCGGCGGACAGGCACCTGCGCGACTCTCTCAGGCGGCGCTCGAGACGCTCGCCGTGATCGCATACAAGCAGCCGGTCACACGCAGCCAGGTGGCGTCTATCCGCGCGGTGAACGTCGACTCGGTCGTGCGCACTCTTCTCGCTCGAGGTCTCATCACCGAGCTGTTTGCGGACTCCGAGACCGGCGCGATCAACTACGGCACCACCGACGCGCTCCTGCAGCACTTGGGCATCAACTCGCTCGACGATCTGCCGCCGATCTCTCCTCTTCTCGACGACGGCGCAGACGGTTTCGACGAAGGGACCATCCGATGA
- a CDS encoding pseudouridine synthase, which translates to MSGFETPEGIRLQKVLSAAGVASRRVIEQYIVEGRIRVNGETVTELGRRVDPETDLIDVDGTAVQLDVTKRYVMLNKPTGVVSSLRDENGRPDLRVFTDDYEERLYNVGRLDAETSGLLVLTNDGDLAHVLAHPSFGVTKVYIAKVEGEVTAQTISKLTKGIDLDDRPIAADKARLLDTSRGSSLVELTLHSGRNRIVRRMLAAVGHPVTELVRRQFGPLHLGTLPVGKTRELTKIELGALLTLSRRDSGVAEAPGEQQENE; encoded by the coding sequence ATGAGCGGCTTCGAGACACCAGAGGGCATCCGCCTGCAGAAGGTGCTGTCGGCGGCGGGCGTGGCCTCACGACGCGTGATCGAGCAGTACATCGTCGAGGGACGGATCCGGGTGAACGGAGAGACCGTCACCGAGCTCGGTCGCCGCGTGGACCCGGAGACCGACCTCATCGACGTGGACGGCACCGCGGTTCAGCTCGACGTGACGAAGCGGTACGTGATGCTGAACAAGCCGACCGGAGTGGTCAGCAGCCTTCGCGACGAGAACGGCCGGCCCGATCTGCGCGTCTTCACCGACGACTACGAGGAGCGCCTCTACAACGTCGGGCGACTCGATGCCGAGACCAGCGGTCTGCTCGTCCTGACGAACGACGGCGACCTCGCGCACGTGCTCGCTCACCCGTCTTTCGGTGTCACCAAGGTGTACATCGCGAAGGTCGAGGGCGAGGTGACAGCCCAGACGATCTCGAAGCTCACCAAGGGCATCGATCTGGACGACCGCCCGATCGCGGCAGACAAGGCGCGGCTGCTCGACACCTCGCGCGGGTCCAGTCTCGTCGAGCTGACACTGCACTCCGGTCGCAACAGGATCGTCAGAAGGATGCTGGCTGCCGTCGGCCACCCCGTGACCGAACTCGTGCGCCGTCAGTTCGGTCCGCTGCACCTGGGAACCCTCCCGGTTGGGAAGACCCGCGAACTGACTAAAATCGAACTCGGCGCACTCTTGACTCTGTCGCGCCGTGATTCCGGTGTCGCCGAGGCGCCAGGCGAGCAACAGGAGAACGAGTGA